AAGGACGGCTCAACAAACATGAAGGCTTAAAGCGAAATCTTTAGTAGAGGCCTAAAATCTAAACAAATTACGTATATATGTTTGAGCTCAGATTAAAAAGGACAATAGAATTGCAAAAACTTCAAAAGgacaataaaatttatattatagcCAAAATGACAACCttttaataatgaaattaacGTCGTTAAAATTAGATTTACAGATACAAAAGGCGAAATTTCATGTGTCATGCGCCTTGCAAGGCTTTAATGGAAAAAATTCCCTTTATTTGTTCTAGGTCTccaaaaatacctaaaatacacTCAACTAATTCCAATATTTACACATTTGGCCTTCCTATTCATTGTATATGTTAACCAAGGAAAATTTTGCCATTTTAAAGAACTCCACCATTTtcatgacaaaaaaaaagacCAAAGCCTATTTTTACTACGATAAGCTATTATAGTCGACGTTACAATTTAAGATTTAAACTTTAGTGCTTCTATATTTATTGAGGGAGTTGGGTGATAAATTTAGaaccaataaaatttaaaccTTAAAATCGTAAGTTTGACTATAATAATTTATCTTAGAGAAAAGGTTTTGGACTTTTCTTAATCAATGGTGGAGTgtactaaaatgacaaaattgtcCTTGATTGACATGGACAATGAATAGGAAGAGGTGTAAATATTGAGAATAGATGAGGGTATTTACGGTATTTTTGGAGACTTGGACAATTAAAgggatattttttattaattgacaACAGATCATAGAATATATACTTGCGCATTGCAAGACACATGAAATTTCGCATCTTGCGGCTGTCAATCTAATTTTAACGATATTAATTTAATCGTTAAAAAGTTGTCCTTTTAgtttaaaatgaattttgttgcccttttgacaattttttctaCCCTTTTGGCTTGGGATTCACAttcattttattgaaaaattatttttcttacacttttaaGATgcaaattaattacttaatgttttttttaataaatgatttggtcaaatatttattttttcaataatcaaTGTTAGGTaagtttcattaattttacGTTGAAAATCACCCTTTCActaataaaatcattatatgaATTGTTCACATTATTCTATTAGtaacaaatttaaaacaaaagtaAGTGTTAGAAACACAGAATCTAATTCAAAAAATGATAACTTGATTTCCACCTTAATATACTTGTTTTAATCTTGAAACtttaaaaagttataagaaAATTACGGTTcattttttacaatatttttcgactattaatttatatttttgatagaGCATTAATTTAACTTATCAAAAACTTGAAAAGGAAAAGTACATAAGCAattaaaaaagagtaaaataatGAGAATGTTAGCAAAAAAACATGTAAGAAGGTAAACAATTcttgataataaaataatataattaattttttctataaaaaatttacatataatttatttttggtaaatgTTTGAGGCCCCCAATTTGCATATGCCTATTTTCTTACCGTATAAAATTGCTCCGGCAAGAAATTCTTGTACTATTTTGAtagatcaaaaaaaaaattacaaagttCTCTTATCCAAAATACTCGTTCTTCCTTCATGGATACctctcttttaattaattaaaattttcgaTCCAATTAACAACTTTACAAGCTCTAGATTGTTAATAAGGATTCGAAGTTTAACTAAAGAAGAGGAATCATGAAAGAAGAAAGAGGATTTGAGATAATAGAACTTTGTAATGAAAAGAACCATAATTAGTTAGAATTGATTTCTCTTGAATTGATTACAAACGCCTAATGCCGCCCCTATTTATACACGTCTACAGATGATTCTAGATATATCTACAAGAATTTTTTTGATTACTTTATCATTCAACCATCTTAAGAGGATTCTAGAATTTTAAAATCTATATATAAGATAAATATCTAAGATATTACAATCGATCATTCGAGAAGCTCTTTAACAAATCTAAGGGTTTTTTtgtcatttcaaaaaaatttatctttttacatCCCAGTGGTAAAAGATATAATTATCGATATAGGCACTACAAttttttgcaacaaattttaaatatatacgaaataaattaacataaataaaataataagaaataagaATATTACTAATAAAACAATATGGGTACAATTCTGTTTCTCTTTCGATTCTTGTCTCTCTTAAGATTTCTTTGTAAATCGAGGATCATTCATGTCATATTTTTTGAACTAGAAAGATTTGAAATTGATCTTCATAAAATGAATTGTGGATCTTCTTGAATATTTGATTGTCAAAAATAGTCTAAGCATATTTTGATCTCTATATGGGATATCCGAAATGTCATTTGGTGAATTTATGAAGGTTGGATTTCTTCTATTCCGATCCTCAATTTCTTTAAAGACAAAGATATATCTGTACCGACTGGCGGAATCAAAAATTTCGTCAAGGGTATTTAAATTCATATGAAAACTTAAATTACAAAACTATCAATAGTCTAAGTCAAAATTAACAGAGAAAAGTCAAGAAAAACAATTTCTGCTACTAGTTGAATACACTCTCTCTAGTTTATATTAAGTGAAATGTTGAGACACTtttcatagtttaaaataagtgaatatttttttagttcaaaCGAATCGATGAAACTTTTGCCAActtctttcccttttttctttaaGGAGACAAGAATCGAACTTGGAATCTGCCCAAAAGTCCTGACTTTTTCGAGGCAGGGCTTCGACCCAAGACCTTATGCTCTTAAATGAGTACACTTACCACTAGACCACAAACATTCGTTGTGTTTAAGAGTGTTCATTTATTGATATATCCCTTGGATTGAACTTGTGTCTAGGTTTATAGAATTAACAAAGGATGGCTAAGAGAAAAATAGTGAATCTGGGGTCCTTggtatattaataagttaacaTAGACTTTTGTGATTCAATGACATGGAGAGTAAAAAGAAGCCAATTGAAGTGGGTACATAGACTTTTGATAGGAATATAGTGACAATCAGATGTGGAGATGAGCAAGTATTTGCCTGGGTTAGACAACTCTTAACTATAAAGGTAAGACTAATATATCTTTGAACCCAAATATTTATTACGAGTGATAGTCTATATTATGTAATATTGCAAGATATTTAAACATGGTAAAGACCAAATTTCCATTCAAACTCAAAAACTAGCTCTTAAGGGTAGGTTTTGTCCAAGTCCatataaaaagatcaaattttcaTCCCTCTATTGAGAGTGAGAACAATCTCTTAAACGCCCAGATCTCAGTTGGAGCGTGAACACTTATAAATGGGGCCCGACATCGGTGAACAATAAATTGGGATGAGACCTACTCTGATACCATATAAAGATATGACATTTGGGCCTAACTACCCTAAAAACTAGCTCTTTAGGAAAAGATTGTCCAAGTCAATATAACATATAAAGATATGACACCTGAGACTAACTTAACCTTTAAAACTAGCTCTTTAGGGGAGGTTTGTTCAAATCCATATAAAGAGAATTTTCATCCCTCTATGGAACTTCTTAACAAACATGATACAAAAGAGTGCCAAAAGTTGATTAGGGTTAAGATATCAAATAGGGTAACCAAATGGGAAAGCCTAGTCATCTAAAGACACTAGAAATTAGGGAGAAGAGGAAAAGACATGGGCAAAATCCAAGATAAATGATCTAACAACAACTCACAATTCcaaaagaaagacaaaaaaatattgatctaACAAAAACTTACCATTCCTAAAGATAATATATTTGCCACTCTGAGTGAAAAATAATACCAAATGTGGCTGCCACAAGTTAAAAAGAACAGCAAAAGAGGAACaagtcaaggaaaaagaaaggGTGGAATTCATAGATACAATATTCTATTTGGACTCTTTATCACACCAACCTAGAGGAAGAATATGGATAGTGCAAAAAACTATGATATACATTACTACTGCAATTTACCTCTCAACTAGTGCATTATGAAGTCCAACAAAGAGGCACTAAACACCTTTTGAATGTGACTAAAATTTGAGGATCTTAGGATTCAAACGTAGgaatcattaattaataatttcataccAGATTTCATGTCAGATATAACTAGATAAATGCATTTTTGCAACCAGACACATTAAAATAGGGACATAGACGAGCGAGATTGGATAAAGGTGAGTGTGAGTCAAATATATGCAAATCCACTTGGATAATGTAAACAAACAATTTACAACTAATTTTGACCTCATACATCCAAGATAATGTAAGTTTTAGGCTCTTAGGATTCATACATAGAGGCATGACATTGTTAAAACGGCTTAAGATATAATGGGGGATTCAAGTTAGTACAAAGTCAGCGGCGATGTCATAAATTTTATCAAGGTTGTTCAagatttaatatatacatatgaaaagtttgatttgtATATCTCGTAGAATTTtctatatacataatataactTTTTAGCAAAAGATGTTCAACTGATCATTCTTcacgtttttttttcttttccattatTGTTGAGTAACATGTTGGAGAACTAATAGTGTGACtttctacatttttttttctttttcacagTACTAACAAGACAATAGAACGTTATCAAAAGAATGACAAGAATTTGGGTcatgaaaatatattacttGAACAAACTACAGAGGTTAGCATTCTTTTCATTTATGCAtgtacttttcatacatgtataatAAACCTTTAAAATATCTTGAACACCTTTAACGAAATTTTGTATTTGCCATAGTTGTATgtataacaacaacatactcagCTTGATCACCAGATCTCCTCAATACTTTTTTGGTTCATTTCTACCAGGGGCGGAGCCACCTTGGTAAAGGGGGTTCATTCGAATCCCCTTCGACGgaaaattacactatttatctatggttaaaataatattttatgtatatatatagtaaatgtCGAACCTCCTTCGGCTACTCCGTATGTCTATTGAAAATTCTGATTCCGCCACTGATCTCTACCTCTTTTTCATACCCGCTATATATCCAGTCTCTCACATTTCCTCACTGGGCATATGTGCATCTTCTTCTCACAAGCCCAAGTCATCTTAGCTTTGTTTCCCTCGTTTTGTCCACAATGACGGTCATTCCCACATTATTTCTAATCTTATCATTCCTAGTATGTCTGCACATCCATCTAAACATCCTCATATCCTAACTTGCATATTTTGAACATAGAATTTATTGACTGGTCAACACTCTGCCCCGTACAAGATCAGTGTAACCACTACTTTATTGAACTTATCTTTAAGTTTAAATGGTACCTTCTTATCACGTACACAAGATTTCAGAGGCAACAATAGTTTGTATGTAAagcttattttataaatataacttacttaaatattttgtttattaaattGTTATGTAGCATTTGAAGGGGGAGGTTATGAGCATGACTAGGAATCTGGAGGTTCTTGAAATCTCTAAAAGGTAATTAATATCTACAATTTCCCTATGctgcaataattatattatttcctcAGCTTTAACTTATGtgatattatttgttttttgagaatcaaataatttaaattttgaccTGAAGTTTGTGCATATATAGAATCTTCAGATCTTTTGAAATGATAGTTATATATTTGTTAACTAcgtgaaaaatactataaatcacaacaattgataattcaaaatatttaaaagattatatgaaaattttatgattaaagataGACTTTGTAAATCTCAAAACCCAAAAAGTGTCGCATAAATTGAGACGAAGgaaatataaaactaatttGTAGATGAttctgaatttatttattttctgtgTTGTTATGTTGTTGATTGCAGAAGGCTTTTAGGAGAAGATTTAGAGTCTTGCTCCATTGATGAACTTGAAAAGGTTGAAGGACAATTAGACCAAAGTTTAAGAAATATTAGGGCAAAAAAGGTACGTATGTATATGCGTGGTGCttcgattttttaaaaatgttaatataatcatatcgaattctttaaaaaaaatacgcGTTAACTTAAAGAAAACACTTTTAAAAGAAGTGATTATCCCATATTAATTGGAGAAAGGAACtttaaatactttaatatagcaatattatttcatatcgttatattatttataattttttaaaagtctgAACAATACATAATTTAAGTGTCATCATTCatcaaatacataatttaaaaaataaccttttgaatttagtaattttaaatttacgATATATGTAATATACTAAAGTACCCATTAAATCATATGCTCTTTAAACAtgataagtaaaatattaaaatttagaaagttactaaatatatatcaaaatacatttttttacatttttttctgANNNNNNNNNNNNNNNNNNNNNNNNNNNNNNNNNNNNNNNNNNNNNNNNNNNNNNNNNNNNNNNNNNNNNNNNNNNNNNNNNNNNNNNNNNNNNNNNNNNNNNNNNNNNNNNNNNNNNNNNNNNNNNNNNNNNNNNNNNNNNNNNNNNNNNNNNNNNNNNNNNNNNNNNNNNNNNNNNNNNNNNNNNNNNNNNNNNNNNNNNNNNNNNNNNNNNNNNNNNNNNNNNNNNNNNNNNNNNNNNNNNNNNNNNNNNNNNNNNNNNNNNNNNNNNNNNNNNNNNNNNNNNNNNNNNNNNNNNNNNNNNNNNNNNNNNNNNNNNNNNNNNNNNNNNNNNNNNNNNNNNNNNNNNNNNNNNNNNNNNNNNNNNNNNNNNNNNNNNNNNNNNNNNNNNNNNNNNNNNNNNNNNNNNNNNNNNNNNNNNNNNNNNNNNNNNNNNNNNNNNNNNNNNNNNNNNNNNNNNNNNNNNNNNNNNNNNNNNNNNNNNNNNNNNNNNNNNNNNNNNNNNNNNNNNNNNNNNNNNNNNNNNNNNNNNNNNNNNNNNNNNNNNNNNNNNNNNNNNNNNNNNNNNNNNNNNNNNNNNNNNNNNNNNNNNNNNNNNNNNNNNNNNNNNNNNNNNNNNCCCCACCTCTCTATGTCACACACACCTTTGTGTGGCATGTGGATGCTACTCatcaaatcataatatatacagattttttaaatatctaatcaTAATGTATAcagatttttgaaatatctgaTTTTGAACATCATAACATTATATTGTGGTTATAATCTCTTGAAACTTGTGATGTTAAAATAGGTGCAGACCCACCTTGAATAAGGGGCGTCAAGCACTAAGATACTTCTTttgtcgaaaaattatattaattatatatactataaaattttaatttaatatatatatgtaagtaTTAATATATCTTGACATAAGTTAAATATTTAGTCTGATGATTAACATGTACagaaattttcttgaaatagTATGTTCTagtcataattatattttttttattataaccATTGACATGCATCCCTTAGTGTCAATCTTAGATTCGaggttaaacatatcataatatttatatatagctataaaatctttttaagtaaaataaaaagtttaaactaaattgtttctaaaatttaaaagagatcattctttgtgaaactgattaaaagaaaataaattcatataaattgaaacaaactgagtaataacataaagCGAAGCTTTTACAATggaattaatatttttgtgttttataatTCTAGAACCAGCTATTCAAGGAACAAATTTCTCTTCTTAAAGACAAGGTAAAAATGCATTAGAATATAAAAtcagtttatttatttttattttatttacatttcaatttttaaaaaaaatcgagAAAATCgcgtaataattattttattataattctcCTTTGGTTCTTTTGTCCCAGGAAAAAGTCCTAATGAAGAAAAATGCAGAATTGCGGGAAAAGGTGAACTATGATtttataattcacttttaagattaattaaaattgataaattaagacacataaaataagaagaatgaaataatattaagaTTAATTAAAATTGGTAAACTAagacacataaaataaaaagaatgaaataatatGTTTAAGCTATTTAGTGaatcatattttgattgaataattattatatattttataactttttattaCAGTATGAGGCTCGATCACTGCCTTTATTTATTGATCGACGAGAAGATGAAAGTCCTCAAACACAAAATATGGAGGTAGATACACAACTATTTATTGGACTTCCTGAAAGATGAATAAAGATGAACTcgagatttaaaatttataaattcgaaaattttatttatttgaattactatattttaaattaataatttatacctATTCAATCGTTTTATCGAAACAAATATAGAATTATTTATATACTAGTACCGCTCCATCAATTACAAGCTTTTGTGACTTCCATGTAATTTACTtgatgacaaaaaaataatataaaaagtaaattaatcatcaatatttttaCTTAAGCACCACTTATATCATCTTAATGAAAGGTTAGCTAATCGACTAAAACAAATGTCAAGAGGATTAAGATCTTGTAAATTTGAGAGGATTAACTAATGGTAACTTAATCTATGTGATCTTATTTTAATCTTAGATCTAGTTGGTTCATAGTTTAAGAAACACCAAATTTGATGCATTATCTTCATTTGTGAAGACTCAGCAAAATTGTTTACCTTGTATATATATTGGTAATGTAAAAACAAAATTACTTTCATGAAACATAGgcaaaattagaatttaaaatttatagattctttacttgatcccCAAAAAGGGGGCAGCTATGGTTGAACTTAAATTCTGGAAATAAGTTGGGGGCCCTTTACCAAGTCTACCAGATAGAAGATGATAGAGGGACAAAAGTACAAGGGAGATTGGAAGGGAGATTGGTTGAAGATGATGTTATGCAGCGTTGGGAACCAGCCTTAGCTTGAAGTGAATGATGATTTATAAAGAAGTAAGGAAATGAGACGACTCTTTCTTGACTGCAAGACTCACCCGTCGAGCAGGGATGAAAGTCGGCCTTAGTGATCTGACGAGGCCGAGTGAAATGGTCGTCACCCAACGGATAAAATTTACTATAGGGATAACAATTCAATCTTCCCCAAAAGTTCACATTGACGGAAAGGTTTGGCACCTCGATATCGGCTCTTAGCCACCTGAGGTTGTAGCATGTTCCAGGGGTCAGGTTGTTCCCCATTAAAGTGGTATGTGAGTTGGGTTCAGAATGTTGAGAGATAGTTTGGTCCATATCTGAAGTGAATGTTAAAGCATTGAGAAGGCCTTTCCCTAGTCCGAGAAGACTAAGAAGGACGCACCTCTGGTGTACCAGTTATCACGTTCACGATAAATGTTGGGTAGCCAAGTGCGGAGCAGATAAATACTGAAAGCATCTAAATAGTAAGTCCACCCCAAAATAAgcactttcatattcatattaagaattaaatttgCAATCAAATACTTATAGATATTTActatagatttttatttaatatataaacaaaagtttgaacaaaaattatttaataagaaaTTGTATCTATATATCGATATACTATAAAGTGTTGCAATAGGGTATCTAAacaattttttcacttttataagattttgccagtaatttttaaaaatgaatgatacaCATTCAAGCTCTAAACAAGTTAGAAACTTCAAATATCTCTAGGCCttgaatcaattatataaatatatatagttagAAACATTGCTTCTTTAATTTATGGAAATGACACAACTATTTTGTGTAGTCTAATAGTAGAGTTGCACCTCCATttgtagtatatatatatagtaacaaATGCGCGATTaaataatattcttatttaCCTATAGTGGAATTGTTAAACGAGAAAATATTGATTAACACCCTTTAAATACATTTGACTCCATTAACGATTACAATTACATCATCGTCAAAGTGTCCCGATCTGAAAATACCAAGTTGGTTGGGTTAAAGACGAAAAAAATAGTTCCAAAggtatttgaaaataattaaaacatgcttgttttgtcattttttatttttattttccaaactTGTATCATTGTCCTTCATATTCCATCCTtgtattgagttttttttttaagtccATACATTGAACCTAAATTGTACTATATGGGTCCAACTAAGTTTTTGGACTATAGTAAGATATATTAGCCTATGTAAGATTATGGGTCCAACTAAGTTTGTGGTTGATAACAAGCAAGTATTTTCTATGTAATTTACACTTACTTGCTTGTAATTTACTCCATCGATTTCGAGATACATGATGTtaaaattaggtgtaatttatCTTAGATATATCGTATTCAAGTAGATTTTACACGTGTCTAAGATACATGGACAAATTTCTCTGGCAGCTCCTCATCTTGCTCACCACTCTCATACGTATCTGGTATTTCAGATATATGTGAATCACACCaaatacatagatatatagtgtatatctagtgtgattcacatgtatttgtAATATATGGCTATCTTGCTCGTCTCCCTCCCAATTTCGCTCGCTCCCTCCCTATTTTAGTGTATTTGTAtaccaaaaatatatgtatctattTCTTAATATATGGTAAGAAATAACTCTTATTTAATGTTAAGATATGTAACTATATAAAAGTatagataaaattaatatatacgGTTCAAGCGTATGTCTAATAAGTtggtttttccttctttttttttctcgcAAATCTAATATGAAGAGGtctataattaaaatatctttcttcattatcgttgatttttttaatccaaaatttatacaaattttagaGACATTCAGAAAAATAGTCCAgcttttgtgatttttttccttttctgatatttttcttaagatttatttgtttcctattttctttttgacgtttttataaaaaaggagaaaatttcaaaaataacacGGATAATAGACATGCTAAGGTTCTATAGTTATAATTTCAGTAATTGTGTTACATAACTATAGTTCTGTTTGTTATAGTATTGCGGTTTGTGTATTTTACTTGGTCATTTGTATATTGTTGTATATTTCGCTTGtaaatataagaaaagaataagTATACACAAATGGAGACTACAGTTTTTTTATTTCGCTTGCCCGTTTGTATATTTTCGCCTGTGAATATACAAACATGGTAAGTATATACAAATCATGTATTTATACAGTTAGGAATTTTTCGgatgtttatatgtatatttcgcttgCTAATATATAAACAACGGAATacattatgaatttttcataaatcGTATACAAATAGGTAAGGTAAGCATATACAAAAtctgtatttatacaattagaaaatCGAATAGCAAAATTTTGCGAAACTGTAGCCACAGattaaaaatagtcaaaactatAGCTATATAACATAATATACTCTAAATGTTCGTCATTTCGCGTAACTATccctttcaaaaaaattatacactaattaaattaaagctaaataaaaaatacattttattacttttttgaaAATGCTTTTGTTGAAGTTGGCACAACAGGTCGACGAGAATTTactatctaaatagaaataataatagttaaaaagaaatattaacatGTACTATTAtttgaatatctttttttatttagcacttattttttgatattttatattatttttatttgaccCAACAGACCAATCTATTTAACATTTCTCAAGCCGTATAAATCAATAGACTTCTCCgatttaagataaaaaaatcttatttttaaataatctctaagaatttcaattttattaaattatgaattagaCCATGCCAAACCAACACGACTCCACCTATGTTGTCAGCTTTAACTTTTATATGAGCACATgtaaaaaatggagaaatatcatttcttttcttttatatctattatgaaaaaatgtttCATCTTATCAAATAATGTGTATGTAGAGTCAAAtctatatttataatttcagTACTATTTTTAGGAAAGTAGGTCAGCTTGGTGTCCCATTCATGCAATAATTTTGCACACATAAGGCGTGGATCATATATACTTGTCAACTATCGatgaattgatttgattttttttaatatattcgattataaatattttagttttttcaaaaatatataataaaaaaaaaggaaaaagagtcAAATATGTTCTTAAACTATgcgaaaatatttaaatatacacCTTGTTTGAAGTTTGGCTCATCTGTGTTCTCTCCGTCCAACTTTtcgctcatatatacccttataAACGAtagttattttgttaaaaataaccaatttatatttctctttcttttaattaacacatgacatttatttatatttaaaaatgaatgcACCTCTTTTAAATAAGATATCCGACCTGTAAATCATATCCGACCCAAGTTGGTCGGAGTTTAAATTCCTCCGATTAGATCTGAAATGAAATAACATTTGACATCTGAAATACAACTATCTTGGGTCATTTGCTAGCTGTCTTGCCGGACCAATAAGGTGTGTGGGTTAGTGTTTTGTCGGTTACCTTGGGGGTGATGTTTTGGAGCTCGTGGTGGTCGGAGCTATTTGGTGGTTGTTTGTCCGAGG
This portion of the Solanum pennellii chromosome 12, SPENNV200 genome encodes:
- the LOC107006635 gene encoding MADS-box protein SOC1-like produces the protein MVRGKTEIKRIENTTSRQVTFSKRRGGLLKKAFELSVLCDAEVSLIIFSQKGKLFEFSSSSTNKTIERYQKNDKNLGHENILLEQTTEHLKGEVMSMTRNLEVLEISKRRLLGEDLESCSIDELEKVEGQLDQSLRNIRAKKNQLFKEQISLLKDKEKVLMKKNAELREKYEARSLPLFIDRREDESPQTQNMEVDTQLFIGLPER